One genomic window of Pseudomonas aeruginosa includes the following:
- a CDS encoding acyltransferase, producing the protein MRELLTGLTSSLLLLLNTLILIGPMMLIALLKLVLPGQRLKDLCSRGVMWIAETWAEIDKWIFATCTPTVWDVRGASDLRQDTSYLVVSNHQSWVDIPALIQVFNRRTPYFKFFLKKELIWVPFLGLAWWALEYPFMKRYSKAFLEKHPELKGKDLEITKAACEKFKRIPVTVVNYLEGTRFSEQKKARQQSPYRHLLKPKAGGVAFVLAALGEQLDALLDVTVVYPSDKVPGFWDLLCGRVPKVIVDIQTRPIDPALWQGDYENDPVFRQYVQEWVSRMWEEKDERIARLRQLR; encoded by the coding sequence ATGCGGGAACTGTTGACCGGCCTGACCAGCAGCCTTCTGCTGCTTCTCAACACGCTGATCCTGATCGGCCCGATGATGCTGATCGCACTGCTCAAGCTGGTGCTCCCCGGCCAGCGCCTGAAAGACCTCTGCTCCAGGGGCGTGATGTGGATCGCCGAGACCTGGGCGGAGATCGACAAGTGGATCTTCGCCACCTGCACGCCGACGGTCTGGGACGTGCGCGGCGCCAGCGACCTGCGCCAGGACACCTCGTACCTGGTGGTGAGCAACCACCAGTCCTGGGTCGACATCCCCGCGTTGATCCAGGTGTTCAACCGGCGCACCCCGTACTTCAAGTTCTTCCTCAAGAAGGAGCTGATCTGGGTGCCCTTCCTCGGCCTGGCCTGGTGGGCGCTGGAGTATCCGTTCATGAAGCGCTATTCCAAGGCCTTCCTGGAGAAGCACCCGGAACTCAAGGGCAAGGACCTGGAGATCACCAAGGCCGCCTGCGAGAAGTTCAAGCGCATCCCGGTGACCGTGGTGAACTACCTGGAAGGCACGCGTTTCAGCGAGCAGAAGAAGGCCCGGCAACAGTCGCCCTATCGCCACCTGCTCAAGCCCAAGGCCGGCGGGGTGGCCTTCGTCCTCGCCGCGCTGGGCGAGCAACTGGACGCCCTGCTCGACGTCACCGTGGTCTACCCGAGCGACAAGGTGCCGGGATTCTGGGACCTGCTCTGCGGACGGGTGCCGAAGGTGATCGTCGACATCCAGACCCGCCCGATCGATCCCGCCCTGTGGCAGGGCGACTACGAGAACGACCCGGTGTTCCGCCAGTACGTGCAGGAATGGGTCTCGCGCATGTGGGAAGAAAAGGACGAACGCATCGCCCGCTTGCGGCAACTGCGCTGA
- the mdtD gene encoding multidrug transporter subunit MdtD, protein MSEPFQLTPRIARQLPWLVAVAFFMQALDGTILNTALPSMASSLNENPLRMQAVVIAYLLTVALLIPASGWIADRFGTRRVFLGAVLLFSLGSLLCALSPSLELLVGARIVQGVGGALMMPVGRLVILRVYPRQDLVRVLSFVTIPGLLGPLAGPTLGGWLVEYASWHWIFLINLPVGLLGCLVAMKLMPDLRSPVPSRFDSIGFLLFGGSMVLISIALEGLGELHLSHLRVVLLLIGGLVLLTAYWLRALRIDKPLFPPSLFKARTFAVGILGNLFARLGSGALPFLTPLLLQVGLGYPPSTAGMTMIPLALFAMVAKPMAKPLLDFFGYRKLLVGNTLILGCLIAGFGLVDQDTPYVWLLLHLSLLGAVNSLQFTAMNTLTLIDLQDSNASSGNSLMSVVVQLSISLGVACAAALLGGFQTDLDTGQDTVLGAFHATYVSVGLMSMLAAAIFFQLGSEDGRTSPRRVDPEKDPDL, encoded by the coding sequence ATGAGCGAGCCGTTCCAGCTCACCCCCCGCATCGCCCGCCAACTGCCCTGGCTGGTTGCCGTCGCCTTCTTCATGCAAGCCCTCGACGGCACCATCCTCAACACCGCGCTGCCGAGCATGGCCAGTTCGCTGAACGAAAACCCGCTGCGCATGCAGGCGGTGGTGATCGCCTACCTGCTCACGGTGGCCCTGCTGATACCGGCCTCGGGGTGGATCGCCGACCGTTTCGGCACGCGCCGGGTGTTCCTCGGCGCGGTACTGCTGTTCAGCCTCGGCTCGTTGCTTTGCGCGCTGTCGCCGAGCCTCGAACTGCTGGTCGGGGCGCGCATCGTACAGGGCGTCGGCGGCGCGCTGATGATGCCGGTGGGACGGCTGGTGATCCTGCGCGTCTACCCGCGCCAGGACCTGGTGCGGGTGCTCAGCTTCGTCACCATTCCCGGCCTGCTCGGCCCGCTGGCGGGACCGACGCTGGGCGGCTGGCTGGTGGAGTACGCCTCCTGGCACTGGATCTTCCTGATCAACCTGCCGGTCGGCCTGCTCGGCTGCCTGGTGGCGATGAAGCTGATGCCGGACCTGCGCAGCCCGGTGCCGAGCCGTTTCGACAGCATCGGCTTCCTGCTCTTCGGCGGCTCCATGGTGCTGATCTCCATCGCCCTGGAAGGACTCGGCGAGCTGCACCTGTCGCACCTGCGCGTGGTCCTGCTGCTGATCGGCGGACTGGTCCTGCTCACCGCCTACTGGCTGCGCGCGCTACGCATCGACAAGCCGCTGTTCCCACCGAGCCTGTTCAAGGCGCGGACCTTCGCCGTCGGCATCCTCGGCAACCTGTTCGCCCGCCTGGGCAGCGGCGCCCTGCCCTTCCTCACCCCGCTGTTGCTGCAGGTGGGACTGGGCTACCCGCCCTCCACCGCGGGCATGACCATGATCCCGCTGGCGCTGTTCGCGATGGTCGCCAAGCCGATGGCCAAGCCACTGCTGGACTTCTTCGGCTATCGCAAGCTGCTGGTCGGCAACACCCTGATCCTCGGCTGCCTGATCGCCGGCTTCGGCCTGGTCGACCAGGACACCCCCTACGTCTGGCTGCTGCTGCACCTGAGCCTGCTCGGCGCGGTGAACTCCCTGCAATTCACGGCGATGAACACCCTCACCCTGATCGACCTGCAGGACAGCAACGCCAGCAGCGGCAACAGCCTGATGTCGGTGGTCGTGCAGTTGTCGATCAGCCTCGGCGTGGCTTGCGCGGCGGCGTTGCTGGGCGGTTTCCAGACCGACCTGGATACGGGGCAGGACACCGTACTCGGCGCCTTCCACGCCACCTATGTCAGCGTCGGCCTGATGTCGATGCTGGCCGCGGCGATCTTCTTCCAGCTCGGCAGCGAGGACGGTCGCACCAGCCCGCGCCGGGTCGATCCGGAAAAGGACCCGGACCTCTAG
- the clpG gene encoding AAA family protein disaggregase ClpG: MAQELCAICHERPAVARVSLVQNGQRRELALCELHYRQLMRQQRMRSPLESLFGGGSPFDEIFSGFGEQSPVTPVRAREPEAVDIAEYFSKQTTEYLQRAAQVAAEFGKREVDTEHLLYALADADVVQAVLKQFGLSPADLKQYIEANAVRGASKGEASEDMTISPRVKSALQHAFALSRELGHSYVGPEHLLLGLAAVPDSFAGTLLKKYGLTEQALRQKAVKVVGKGAEDGRVDGPSNTPQLDKFSRDLTRLALEGKLDPVIGRSKEVETTIEVLARRKKNNPVLIGEPGVGKTAIVEGLAQRMVQGEVPEVLRDKRLVELNINAMVAGAKYRGEFEERLKQVMDELQAAQSEIILFIDEVHTIVGAGQGGGEGGLDVANVLKPAMARGEMNLIGATTLNEYQKYIEKDAALERRFQPVFVPEPTVEQTISILRGLRDKLEGHHKVTIRDEAFVAAAELSDRYIGNRFLPDKAIDLIDQAAARVRIASTSRPAEIQELEAELAQLKREQDYAASRKWYDEAKVFEKRIQERKEHLEQITERWQQTQGSKTEEVRVEDIAEIISKLTGIPVTELTAEEREKLLQMEERLHQRVIGQQEAITAVSDAVRLARAGLRQGSRPIATFLFLGPTGVGKTELAKALAEVVFGDEDAMIRIDMSEYMERHAVSRLIGAPPGYVGYDEGGQLTERVRRRPYSVILLDEIEKAHADVNNILLQVFDDGRLTDGKGRVVDFTNTIIIATSNLGSELIMKNAQAGEFAQPPEKLKRELMTTLRGHFRPEFLNRLDEVIVFESLSKAQIEDIVRLQLERVKRAAHAQDIYLHIDDSLVGHLAEEAYQPEFGARELKRQIRQQLETRLATAMLKGEVKEGETVTFFYDAKDGVGYRKGAAPKPAARKKSGAGETPKGRATAARKPAAKKGAAAKGKADKPKAK; this comes from the coding sequence ATGGCCCAGGAACTTTGCGCTATCTGCCACGAACGTCCCGCCGTCGCCCGCGTCAGCCTGGTACAGAACGGCCAGCGCCGCGAACTCGCCCTCTGCGAACTGCATTACCGCCAGTTGATGCGCCAGCAGCGCATGCGCTCGCCGCTGGAGTCGCTGTTCGGCGGCGGCAGCCCGTTCGACGAGATCTTCTCCGGCTTCGGCGAGCAGAGCCCGGTCACCCCGGTGCGCGCCCGCGAGCCGGAGGCGGTGGACATCGCCGAGTACTTCAGCAAGCAGACCACCGAGTACCTGCAACGCGCCGCGCAGGTCGCCGCCGAATTCGGCAAGCGCGAAGTGGACACCGAGCACCTGCTCTACGCCCTGGCCGACGCCGACGTGGTGCAGGCGGTGCTCAAGCAGTTCGGCCTGTCGCCGGCCGACCTCAAGCAGTACATCGAGGCCAACGCCGTGCGCGGCGCCAGCAAGGGCGAGGCGAGCGAGGACATGACCATCTCGCCGCGGGTGAAGAGCGCCTTGCAGCATGCCTTCGCCCTGTCCCGCGAACTCGGCCACAGCTATGTCGGCCCCGAGCACCTGTTGCTCGGCCTGGCGGCGGTGCCGGACAGCTTCGCCGGGACGCTCCTGAAGAAGTACGGCCTGACCGAGCAGGCGCTACGGCAGAAAGCGGTCAAGGTGGTCGGCAAGGGCGCCGAGGACGGCCGCGTGGACGGCCCGAGCAACACTCCGCAACTGGACAAGTTCAGCCGCGACCTGACCCGGCTGGCCCTCGAAGGCAAGCTCGATCCGGTGATCGGCCGCTCGAAGGAAGTCGAGACCACCATCGAGGTGCTCGCCCGGCGCAAGAAGAACAACCCGGTGCTGATCGGCGAGCCCGGCGTCGGCAAGACCGCCATCGTCGAAGGCCTGGCCCAGCGCATGGTCCAGGGCGAGGTGCCGGAGGTGCTGCGCGACAAGCGCCTGGTCGAACTGAACATCAACGCCATGGTCGCCGGCGCCAAGTACCGCGGCGAGTTCGAGGAACGCCTCAAGCAGGTGATGGACGAACTGCAGGCGGCGCAGAGCGAGATCATCCTGTTCATCGACGAGGTGCACACCATCGTCGGTGCCGGCCAGGGCGGCGGCGAAGGCGGGCTGGACGTGGCCAACGTGCTGAAGCCGGCGATGGCGCGCGGCGAGATGAACCTGATCGGCGCCACCACCCTCAACGAGTACCAGAAGTACATCGAGAAGGACGCCGCGCTGGAGCGGCGCTTCCAGCCGGTGTTCGTCCCCGAGCCGACGGTGGAGCAGACCATCTCCATCCTCCGTGGCCTGCGCGACAAGCTCGAAGGCCACCACAAGGTGACCATCCGCGACGAGGCCTTCGTCGCCGCCGCCGAGCTGTCCGACCGCTACATCGGCAACCGCTTCCTGCCGGACAAGGCCATCGACCTGATCGACCAGGCCGCCGCCCGCGTGCGCATCGCCAGCACCTCGCGGCCGGCCGAGATCCAGGAACTGGAGGCCGAGCTGGCGCAGCTCAAGCGCGAGCAGGACTACGCCGCCAGCCGCAAGTGGTACGACGAGGCGAAGGTCTTCGAGAAACGCATCCAGGAACGCAAGGAACACCTCGAGCAGATCACCGAGCGCTGGCAGCAGACCCAGGGGTCGAAGACCGAGGAGGTGCGGGTCGAGGACATCGCCGAGATCATCTCCAAGCTCACCGGCATCCCGGTCACCGAACTGACCGCCGAGGAGCGCGAGAAGCTCCTGCAGATGGAAGAGCGCCTGCACCAGCGGGTGATCGGCCAGCAGGAAGCGATCACCGCGGTCAGCGACGCCGTGCGCCTGGCCCGCGCCGGGCTGCGCCAGGGCAGCCGGCCGATCGCCACCTTCCTGTTCCTCGGCCCGACCGGGGTGGGCAAGACCGAGCTGGCCAAGGCCCTGGCCGAGGTGGTGTTCGGCGACGAAGACGCGATGATCCGCATCGACATGAGCGAATACATGGAGCGCCACGCGGTGTCCCGGCTGATCGGTGCGCCGCCGGGCTACGTCGGCTACGACGAGGGCGGCCAGCTCACCGAGCGGGTGCGCCGGCGGCCGTACAGCGTGATCCTGCTCGACGAGATCGAGAAGGCCCACGCCGACGTCAACAACATCCTCCTGCAGGTGTTCGACGACGGCCGCCTGACCGACGGCAAGGGGCGCGTGGTGGACTTCACCAACACCATCATCATCGCCACCAGCAACCTCGGCTCCGAGCTGATCATGAAGAACGCCCAGGCCGGCGAGTTCGCCCAGCCGCCGGAGAAGCTCAAGCGCGAACTGATGACTACCCTGCGCGGGCATTTCCGCCCGGAATTCCTCAACCGCCTCGACGAGGTGATCGTCTTCGAATCGTTGAGCAAGGCGCAGATCGAGGACATCGTGCGCCTGCAACTGGAGCGGGTGAAGCGCGCCGCGCACGCCCAGGACATCTACCTGCACATCGACGACAGCCTGGTCGGCCACCTCGCCGAAGAGGCCTACCAGCCGGAGTTCGGCGCCCGCGAGCTGAAGCGGCAGATCCGCCAGCAACTGGAGACGCGCCTGGCCACGGCGATGCTCAAGGGCGAGGTGAAAGAGGGCGAGACGGTCACCTTCTTCTACGACGCCAAGGACGGCGTCGGCTACCGCAAGGGCGCCGCGCCGAAGCCGGCGGCACGCAAGAAATCCGGCGCCGGCGAGACGCCCAAGGGCCGCGCGACGGCGGCGAGGAAGCCGGCGGCGAAGAAAGGCGCCGCCGCCAAGGGCAAGGCCGACAAGCCGAAGGCCAAGTGA
- the dbpA gene encoding ATP-dependent RNA helicase DbpA, translating to MTSTAFSSLPLSADLLANLDSLGYREMTPIQAQSLPLILQGHDLIAQAKTGSGKTAAFGLALLSPLNPRYFGCQALVLCPTRELADQVAKEIRRLARAADNIKVLTLCGGVPYGPQVASLEHGAHVVVGTPGRIQEHLRKGTLVLDGLNTLVLDEADRMLDMGFYDSIAEIIGQLPERRQTLLFSATYPDGIEKLAKTFMRDPRQVKVESLHADSQIEQRFFEIDPKQRMDAVVRLLQHFRPQSCVAFCQTRQQCQELADALKAQRISALALHGDLEQRERDQVLTVFANRSCNVLVATDVAARGLDIAALETVINVELARDPEVHIHRIGRSGRAGEKGLALSLVAPAEASRAQAIEDLQKQPLAWYALGQLKASPEPLLPPMSTLCIAGGRKDKVRPGDLLGALTGDAGLPGSAVGKIAIFDFQAFVAIERGLAHQALKRLSEGKIKGRSFKVRLL from the coding sequence GTGACCTCCACCGCTTTCTCCTCGCTGCCGCTTTCCGCGGACCTCCTGGCCAATCTCGACTCCCTCGGTTACCGGGAGATGACGCCGATCCAGGCGCAGAGCCTGCCGCTGATCCTCCAGGGCCACGACCTGATCGCCCAGGCCAAGACCGGCAGCGGCAAGACCGCGGCCTTCGGCCTCGCCCTGCTCAGCCCGCTGAACCCGCGCTACTTCGGCTGCCAGGCGCTGGTGCTGTGCCCGACCCGCGAACTGGCCGACCAGGTCGCCAAGGAGATCCGCCGGCTGGCCCGCGCCGCCGACAACATCAAGGTCCTGACCCTCTGCGGCGGCGTCCCCTACGGCCCGCAGGTGGCTTCGCTGGAGCACGGCGCGCACGTGGTGGTCGGCACCCCGGGGCGCATCCAGGAGCACCTGCGCAAGGGCACCCTGGTCCTCGACGGGCTCAATACCCTGGTCCTCGACGAAGCCGACCGGATGCTCGACATGGGCTTCTACGACAGCATCGCCGAGATCATCGGCCAGCTCCCCGAGCGCCGGCAGACCCTGCTGTTCTCCGCCACCTACCCGGACGGCATCGAGAAGCTGGCGAAGACCTTCATGCGCGATCCGCGACAGGTGAAGGTCGAGTCGCTGCACGCCGACAGCCAGATCGAGCAGCGCTTCTTCGAGATCGATCCGAAGCAGCGCATGGACGCCGTGGTACGCCTGCTCCAGCATTTCCGGCCGCAGTCCTGCGTGGCCTTCTGCCAGACCCGCCAGCAGTGCCAGGAGCTGGCCGACGCACTGAAGGCGCAGCGGATTTCCGCCCTGGCCCTGCACGGCGACCTGGAGCAGCGCGAGCGCGACCAGGTCCTGACGGTGTTCGCCAACCGCAGTTGCAACGTACTGGTGGCCACCGACGTGGCCGCCCGCGGGCTGGACATCGCCGCCCTGGAAACGGTGATCAACGTCGAGCTGGCGCGTGACCCGGAGGTCCACATCCATCGCATCGGACGCAGCGGTCGCGCCGGCGAGAAAGGCCTGGCCCTGTCGCTGGTGGCGCCGGCCGAGGCCAGCCGCGCGCAGGCCATCGAGGACCTGCAGAAGCAGCCGCTGGCCTGGTACGCCCTCGGCCAGTTGAAGGCCAGCCCGGAGCCATTGCTGCCGCCGATGAGCACCCTGTGCATCGCCGGCGGACGCAAGGACAAGGTGCGCCCCGGCGACCTGCTCGGTGCCCTCACCGGCGACGCCGGGCTGCCCGGCAGCGCGGTGGGCAAGATCGCCATCTTCGACTTCCAGGCCTTCGTCGCCATCGAGCGGGGCCTCGCCCACCAGGCCCTCAAGCGCCTGAGCGAAGGCAAGATCAAGGGTCGCTCGTTCAAGGTCCGCCTGCTTTAG
- a CDS encoding ATP-dependent zinc protease produces MKRALALLSLFALPVLAAEPNLYGRYEWVSLPELDRTLQAKMDTGAYTSSLSAKDIELFQRDGEEWVRFRLATKEADGSVFEHKLARIGKIKNRADNRNGEDEDEDRLSERPVIDLQVCLGGAMKTIEVNLTDRSAFNYPFLMGTKGLRKFHVAVDPSERFVADKPTCK; encoded by the coding sequence GTGAAGCGTGCCCTTGCCTTGCTCTCGCTGTTCGCCCTGCCGGTCCTCGCCGCCGAACCCAACCTCTACGGCCGCTACGAATGGGTCTCCCTGCCGGAGCTGGACCGTACCCTGCAGGCGAAGATGGACACCGGCGCCTACACCTCCTCGCTGTCGGCCAAGGACATCGAGTTGTTCCAGCGCGACGGCGAGGAGTGGGTGCGCTTCCGGCTGGCCACCAAGGAGGCCGACGGCTCGGTGTTCGAGCACAAGCTGGCGCGCATCGGCAAGATCAAGAACCGCGCCGACAACCGCAACGGCGAGGACGAGGATGAGGACCGCCTGAGCGAACGCCCGGTGATCGACCTGCAGGTCTGCCTGGGCGGAGCGATGAAGACCATCGAGGTCAACCTCACCGACCGCAGCGCCTTCAACTATCCGTTCCTGATGGGCACCAAGGGCTTGCGCAAATTCCACGTCGCGGTCGATCCCTCCGAGCGCTTCGTCGCCGACAAGCCCACCTGCAAGTAA
- a CDS encoding cold-shock protein produces the protein MSRQNGTVKWFNETKGYGFITPESGPDVFVHFRAIEGNGFKTLAEGQKVSFEVVQGQKGMQAERVQVIN, from the coding sequence ATGTCCCGTCAGAACGGCACCGTTAAGTGGTTCAACGAAACCAAAGGCTACGGCTTCATTACCCCGGAAAGCGGCCCGGACGTTTTCGTTCACTTCCGTGCCATCGAAGGTAACGGCTTCAAGACCCTGGCCGAAGGCCAGAAGGTCAGCTTCGAAGTCGTACAAGGCCAGAAAGGCATGCAGGCCGAGCGCGTTCAGGTGATCAACTAA
- a CDS encoding ATP-dependent zinc protease yields MKPVQSRRLAFAALLSLSFSSASCHAATEHWGWIEQSWLMPERMQAKAKLDTGALTSSLDARNIHRYRKDGERWVRFDVVLPTADSKAPVSVTFERKVLRLIKVRGAGGSDSRPVVAMDICLGAKLLREQFSLRDRGNMNYPVLLGRRTLEHLGAVDVSRTFTRKPTCSALAAQ; encoded by the coding sequence ATGAAGCCTGTGCAATCCCGTCGTCTGGCCTTCGCCGCGCTGTTGTCGCTGTCGTTCTCTTCCGCGTCCTGCCATGCCGCCACCGAGCACTGGGGCTGGATCGAGCAGTCCTGGCTGATGCCCGAGCGCATGCAGGCCAAGGCCAAGCTGGATACCGGCGCGCTGACCTCGTCGCTGGACGCGAGGAATATCCATCGCTACAGGAAGGACGGCGAGCGCTGGGTGCGCTTCGATGTCGTGCTGCCCACCGCCGACAGCAAGGCGCCGGTCAGCGTGACCTTCGAGCGCAAGGTGCTGCGGCTGATCAAGGTACGCGGCGCCGGCGGCAGCGACAGCCGTCCGGTGGTGGCGATGGACATCTGCCTGGGCGCCAAGCTGCTGCGCGAGCAGTTCTCCCTGCGCGACCGCGGCAACATGAACTATCCGGTGCTGCTCGGTCGCCGCACGCTCGAACACCTCGGCGCGGTCGACGTGTCCCGAACCTTTACCCGCAAACCTACCTGCAGCGCGCTCGCCGCTCAGTAG
- a CDS encoding YkvA family protein — translation MAWIATLKRWARELKTEVIVLWLCSRHPHMPWLARLVALLVVAYALSPIDLIPDFIPLLGYLDDLLLVPLGIWLAIRLTPPTLLAECRARAREVETHPRNLWMAALIVLFWVALGAGLLRWFFY, via the coding sequence ATGGCCTGGATCGCTACGCTCAAGCGCTGGGCTCGCGAGCTGAAGACCGAGGTCATCGTCCTCTGGCTGTGCAGCCGCCATCCGCACATGCCCTGGCTGGCCCGACTGGTGGCTCTGCTGGTGGTGGCCTATGCGCTGAGTCCGATCGACCTGATCCCGGACTTCATACCGCTGCTCGGCTACCTCGACGACCTGTTGCTGGTGCCGCTGGGGATCTGGCTGGCGATCCGCCTCACCCCACCCACGCTGCTCGCCGAGTGCCGCGCGCGGGCTCGCGAGGTCGAGACGCACCCGCGCAACCTGTGGATGGCTGCGCTGATCGTGCTGTTCTGGGTGGCGCTGGGCGCTGGACTGCTGCGCTGGTTCTTCTACTGA
- the creB gene encoding two-component system response regulator CreB, protein MPHILIVEDEAAIADTLLYALQAEGFATTWVTLAGEALALQERQPADLLILDVGLPDISGFEACKRLRRFSEVPVIFLTARDAEIDRVVGLEIGADDYVVKPFSPREVAARVKAILKRMAPRPAALEGAAPSGPFQVDEERVRIHYRDTPLNLTRHEFRLLQTLLGQPERVFSREQLLDALGVASEAGYERNIDSHIKSLRAKLRQVNERGEAIQTHRGLGYSYSPDHA, encoded by the coding sequence ATGCCGCATATCCTGATCGTCGAAGATGAAGCCGCGATTGCCGACACCCTGCTCTACGCCCTGCAGGCCGAAGGCTTCGCCACCACCTGGGTGACCCTCGCCGGCGAGGCGCTGGCGTTGCAGGAGCGCCAGCCGGCGGATCTGCTGATCCTCGACGTCGGTCTGCCGGACATCAGCGGTTTCGAGGCCTGCAAGCGCCTGCGGCGGTTCTCCGAGGTGCCGGTGATCTTCCTCACCGCGCGCGATGCCGAGATCGACCGCGTGGTCGGCCTGGAGATCGGCGCCGACGACTACGTGGTCAAGCCGTTCAGCCCGCGCGAGGTGGCGGCTCGGGTCAAGGCCATCCTCAAGCGCATGGCGCCGCGCCCGGCGGCGCTGGAAGGGGCCGCGCCGAGCGGGCCGTTCCAGGTCGACGAGGAGCGCGTGCGGATCCACTACCGCGACACCCCGCTCAACCTCACCCGCCACGAGTTCCGCCTGTTGCAGACGCTGCTCGGGCAGCCCGAGCGGGTATTCAGCCGCGAGCAGTTGCTCGACGCCCTCGGCGTCGCCAGCGAGGCCGGCTACGAGCGCAACATCGACAGCCACATCAAGAGCCTGCGCGCCAAGCTGCGCCAGGTGAACGAACGCGGCGAAGCGATCCAGACCCATCGCGGCCTGGGCTACAGCTACAGCCCGGACCACGCCTGA
- a CDS encoding DUF2780 domain-containing protein, protein MRVTTHATLAAALLLSAASAFAFNLGDAAKAVAGASQGDSAQVATTPQTSGLLGALTGQLGVSQEQAVGGTGALLGLAKNQLAGNDYSQLVKTIPGLDKLAGNNALAGLGGLGNVLGKSGGDSKGLGSLLGNADSMGDVNKAFGTLGMDSGMTEKFAQVLVDYFGKQGANSELLGSLSNLWGVSKAGGSSLL, encoded by the coding sequence ATGCGCGTCACCACCCACGCTACCCTGGCCGCGGCCCTGCTGCTCAGCGCCGCCTCCGCGTTCGCCTTCAATCTCGGGGATGCCGCCAAGGCGGTCGCCGGGGCATCCCAGGGCGACTCCGCCCAGGTAGCCACCACCCCGCAGACCAGCGGTCTGCTCGGCGCACTCACCGGCCAGCTCGGGGTCAGCCAGGAGCAGGCGGTCGGCGGTACCGGCGCCCTGCTCGGCCTGGCCAAGAACCAGTTGGCCGGCAACGATTATTCGCAACTGGTTAAGACCATCCCCGGCCTCGACAAGCTGGCCGGCAACAACGCCCTGGCCGGTCTCGGCGGGCTCGGCAACGTGCTCGGCAAGAGCGGCGGCGACAGCAAGGGCCTCGGTTCGCTGCTCGGCAATGCGGACAGCATGGGCGACGTGAACAAGGCCTTCGGCACCCTGGGCATGGATAGCGGGATGACCGAGAAGTTCGCCCAGGTGCTGGTCGACTACTTCGGCAAGCAGGGCGCCAACAGCGAGCTGCTGGGCAGCCTGAGCAATCTCTGGGGAGTGAGCAAGGCGGGCGGCTCGTCGCTGCTCTGA